The window GCCGGCCAGCGGCACCTTGGCCATGGCGGATGCCTCGTGGGTGAGGGCAGCCAGGTCCTCCGGCTCGAGGCTGTGGATGTTGGTCTTTCCGCAGGCCCGGGCCAGCAACTGGACCTCCATGGTCAATGTGTGGAGGAAGTTGTAGACCCGCAGAGCCGCCTCGTCGACATCGAGTCGCGCCCGCAGTTCCACGTCCTGTGTGGCGATGCCCACCGGGCAGCGACCGGTGTGGCAGTGGTAGCACTCGCCGGCCGGCACGCCGATGGTGCCCTCGTAGTCGGTCACACCATCGATGTGCTTGTTGCAGTTCAGCGCCATCAGCGCCGAGGTGCCCAGAGCCACTGCCTTGGCGCCCAGGGCCAGGCACTTGGCCACGTCACCACCGTTGCGGATGCCACCGGCCACCACGAGGTCGACCTCGTCGACCAGGCCCACGTCCTCCAGGGCCCGTCGGGCCTCAGGGATGGCGGCCATCAACGGAATGCCGGTCTCCTCGGTGGCGAGGTGCGGACCGGCGCCGGTGCCACCCTCCGCCCCGTCCAGGTAGATGGTGTCCGGACCACACTTGGCAGCCATACGCACGTCGTCGTACACCCGGGCCGAACCCAACTTGAGCTGGATCGGGATCTGGTAGCTGGTGGCCTCCCGTATCTCCTGGATCTTCAGCGACAGGTCGTCTGGACCGATCCAGTCCGGGTGACGCGCAGGCGACCTCTGGTCGATCCCCGCGGGCAGCGAGCGCATCTCGGCCACCTGCTCGGTGACCTTCTGGCCCATGAGGTGCCCTCCCAGGCCGACCTTGCAACCCTGTCCGATGAAGAACTCAACGGCGTCGGCCAACATGAGGTGGTGCGGATTGAAGCCGTAACGGCTCTGGATCACCTGGTAGAACCACTTGGTCGAGAGGTCCCGCTCGGGCGGAATCATGCCACCCTCGCCGGAACAGGTCGCCGTACCGGCCATCGAGGCTCCCTTGGCCAGGGCCATCTTCGCCTCGAGCGACAGGGCGCCGAAGCTCATGCCGG of the Acidimicrobiales bacterium genome contains:
- a CDS encoding FMN-binding glutamate synthase family protein; the encoded protein is MPEANDIKGVDTPKVDTNAATDVLGKSKIFTPEVINDIHVKAELGRYRMRGFSIFKKIPHWDELVFLPGTLTRFVIEGYREKCETKTVLGGRFANNPLELDIPVYITGMSFGALSLEAKMALAKGASMAGTATCSGEGGMIPPERDLSTKWFYQVIQSRYGFNPHHLMLADAVEFFIGQGCKVGLGGHLMGQKVTEQVAEMRSLPAGIDQRSPARHPDWIGPDDLSLKIQEIREATSYQIPIQLKLGSARVYDDVRMAAKCGPDTIYLDGAEGGTGAGPHLATEETGIPLMAAIPEARRALEDVGLVDEVDLVVAGGIRNGGDVAKCLALGAKAVALGTSALMALNCNKHIDGVTDYEGTIGVPAGECYHCHTGRCPVGIATQDVELRARLDVDEAALRVYNFLHTLTMEVQLLARACGKTNIHSLEPEDLAALTHEASAMAKVPLAGTTYIPGVSEERALQEMKDLMAKQIIGSGG